CCTTAGCTCTTTTATTTTGTTATCTTTGAACACTACATTCTGACAAGATCATTAATATCAGTGCTCTATTCGGAGCGTAATTTTATCTAATGTCAAAAATAAAATTCATAAATAATGGTAGCTCATTATTTTCCAAAGACCTCCGTAACAGAGTAAATCAATATTTCGGTACGACTTCTAAAGAAAAAGTTGGAGATTTTCGTCTCTTTCTAAAAGCAATTCTGCTTATTGTATCGGCCCTGTCCATATATGTATTTCTTGTTTTTTTCTCTTATCCAGCCTGGTTAGGAATTATATTAAGTATCATATTCGGATGCAATCTGGCTGGTATTGGTTTTAATATTATGCATGATGCAGGGCATGATACTTTTTCTGCAAATAAAAAAGTTAATCGTGTATTCTCCTACAGTCTCAATCTCTTGGGAGGGAGTATCTTCTTCTGGAAACTCAAACATAATATTGCTCACCATACCTATACCAACGTACAAGGGCACGATCACGATATAGATGTAAAGTTTATGCGGCTGCACGATGACCAGCCCTTTCGCTGGTATCATAGATTTCAATATATCTACTTTATTCTGCTTTATTCCATATCGTATATGGCCTGGGTATTCTATCAGGATTATGAGAAATATTTCAGAGGAACAATGAATAAAGGAGGCGAAAGTTTTCGCTTTCCCACAAAAGAGAAGGCTATTTTTTGGATAACCAAGGTTTTTCATCTGGG
The Sphingobacterium spiritivorum genome window above contains:
- a CDS encoding fatty acid desaturase family protein, which produces MSKIKFINNGSSLFSKDLRNRVNQYFGTTSKEKVGDFRLFLKAILLIVSALSIYVFLVFFSYPAWLGIILSIIFGCNLAGIGFNIMHDAGHDTFSANKKVNRVFSYSLNLLGGSIFFWKLKHNIAHHTYTNVQGHDHDIDVKFMRLHDDQPFRWYHRFQYIYFILLYSISYMAWVFYQDYEKYFRGTMNKGGESFRFPTKEKAIFWITKVFHLGIFIVLPVCFAGWQAACIGLVIAFVSCGLCLAFVFQLAHVVGETHFPTVKEHEDIKEEWMVHQLETTANFSTNNKLLSWLLGGLNYQVEHHLFPKISHIHYPEINKLVKQTCKDHGIGYIEFKSLGQAVWSHIRHIHKMSVNA